GTTTGTCGCCACCAATCACAGTACGGTCGAATTCGTTGATTTCGCCGTCACCGTTCATGTCTTTGTATTTCACGTCACCCGCTTGAATATTGTTGAAGCCGTTCATTACGGGATATCCATCGGCTATATCTTTAGCTGTGAGGAATCCGGTAGCTACCAATCCGTAGATGGCACCGGTGGGTTGACCTGTCATTTTCAGATAGTCGTAAGGTACATATTGCTCGTCCATGAACAACCGTTTGTTCTGTTCCATACTCCAGTTGGCTGATACATAATAGTTCACCTTACCGATGTGATCTTGCCAGCTAAGTTGTGTTTCCAATCCGTAGTAACGTGTTTTTCCGATATTTTCTGTCGGATAAGCAATACCTAATAATTGGATGCTCTTACCACGTGATTGCAATATATCGTAGTAGTAGTCATTGTAATAGTCAGCCGAGAAAGTCAACCGGTTCTTTAATAAGGTTAAATCTAAACCTACATTGACTTTCCTTCCTTTTTCCCATGTCAGGAGGGTATTTGCCAATGGGGATATTTCCGACACTGAACCTCCGTTGCTCATGGATGTACCGTTGCTATACCAGAATCCGCCATCTTCATTGTATCTCTTTAAGTAGCTGAAGTATCCGGCATTGTCGATTCCGTTTCCTGTATGACCGTAGGTGGCACGTAACTTGAGTTGGTCTATCTTTGATGCTTCCATAAACTTCTCTTTGCTGATATCCCAACCCAGACCTACTGCCCAGAATGTTCCCCAGCGACGTCCATTGTCATAGCGGTTGTAATAGCTTTCCGTTACGGCTGCTTGCGCGAAGTATTTGTTATCGTAATTGTATTCAACTTTCTGTCCGATGTTCGACGGAATCATAGGCAGGTCGTAGTTGTTGAGTATGGTACGTGTATCGCCCCAAAGTGAAGCTTTCACACCATGCATACCGAATTGGCGTTCCCAGTCTACATACATTTTGCCATACATATATTGGTACGTTGATACTGAACGGTAACTATTGGTTTGTGAACTTACATCTCCATACTTGTCATAAGCCTCGTTGCCTTGTTGGGTTATGCTGTATTGAAATACTTGTGCCTGTTTGGTACGAACGATAGCGTTGCGCACTTGCGATGAGATGTTTCCCGTTGCACCAACTGAAAGTCCTCTCACCAATTTGTCGAAGTCATATTTCAAATTAATGGTTCCTACGACGTCGCGGGTATTGCTTGAGATATATCCCGAACCAGTGGTCTGTGCATAGAGGTTTTGGGTATACGAAGCGTTACCACCATACGTACCGTTGGGATTTAAGACGGGATAAGCATTGTTGGGAGTCTGCCATACGTTGCTCAAAAGGTCGCTGTATCCTGTCCCCGAAATACCTCCAGGTTGGTTTCCTTCTTCTATACGTCCCATTAAGGACATGCTTACCTTAAATTCATCTGTCACGTTGATGTTAACCTTCGATGTGATGAGATACCGGTTGTACTTGAAATTGGTGTTGTAGCTATTAGCATCGCTCGTCTTGAACAATCCGTTTTCGCTGTAATATCCCAAACTTACAAAGTATTGAGCCACCCGTCCGCCACCTGTTACATTCAGGTTATAGGCTTGCGACGTAGTAGAATTATTCATAATAGCATCTTTCCAATTTACGTCGGGATGCAGATAAGGGGAAGTTCCATTGCGATAGGCTTCGAAATCATCATACGTATAGAGTGGTGATTTGCCATCATTGAGCAATGCTTCGTTGAGCAGATAAGCATATTGATAAGCCGAAAGTGGATTTGGGCCGGATTTCAATGCACTGGATATACCAAACTTTCCGGTGAGTGAGAGATGGAAACCACCTTTTGCATCAGGATTTTTGGTAGTAATAATCAATGCACCACGTGAACTGCGCATTCCTAAAAACATATTGGAAAGGGCATCCTTTTGAATGGTAACCGATTCAATGGCTTCGGGATCTATGGAATACAGGTCACGTTCTACACCGTCGACAATGGCTACAGGCGATTGTCCGCGTGCTGAAATGAGAAACTCCGAATTATCTCCGTAGATACCTCCACCTACATTAGGAATAGCTCCCACTATATCGGATTTAGTATTGGCATCAGTCCGTAACAGTTGCATGCCACGGAAAGGTGATACATTAAGACCTTTCAATCGTCCTTGCAATCCGGTAAGGATGGTAGCTGACTGATATTTTATCAAGTCGTTGGTATAAACCGTCGAAGATGCTCCTAGGGTATTACTTTTAGTGTGATCCACACTGTCTATCGGTGCATCTTGTGCCTTTAGTGCGACGGCAGCTATACATAGTAGTCCCGTCGTTATCATTTTATACATATTCTGTTTCATTATCAGTA
The Bacteroides luhongzhouii DNA segment above includes these coding regions:
- a CDS encoding SusC/RagA family TonB-linked outer membrane protein, with product MYKMITTGLLCIAAVALKAQDAPIDSVDHTKSNTLGASSTVYTNDLIKYQSATILTGLQGRLKGLNVSPFRGMQLLRTDANTKSDIVGAIPNVGGGIYGDNSEFLISARGQSPVAIVDGVERDLYSIDPEAIESVTIQKDALSNMFLGMRSSRGALIITTKNPDAKGGFHLSLTGKFGISSALKSGPNPLSAYQYAYLLNEALLNDGKSPLYTYDDFEAYRNGTSPYLHPDVNWKDAIMNNSTTSQAYNLNVTGGGRVAQYFVSLGYYSENGLFKTSDANSYNTNFKYNRYLITSKVNINVTDEFKVSMSLMGRIEEGNQPGGISGTGYSDLLSNVWQTPNNAYPVLNPNGTYGGNASYTQNLYAQTTGSGYISSNTRDVVGTINLKYDFDKLVRGLSVGATGNISSQVRNAIVRTKQAQVFQYSITQQGNEAYDKYGDVSSQTNSYRSVSTYQYMYGKMYVDWERQFGMHGVKASLWGDTRTILNNYDLPMIPSNIGQKVEYNYDNKYFAQAAVTESYYNRYDNGRRWGTFWAVGLGWDISKEKFMEASKIDQLKLRATYGHTGNGIDNAGYFSYLKRYNEDGGFWYSNGTSMSNGGSVSEISPLANTLLTWEKGRKVNVGLDLTLLKNRLTFSADYYNDYYYDILQSRGKSIQLLGIAYPTENIGKTRYYGLETQLSWQDHIGKVNYYVSANWSMEQNKRLFMDEQYVPYDYLKMTGQPTGAIYGLVATGFLTAKDIADGYPVMNGFNNIQAGDVKYKDMNGDGEINEFDRTVIGGDKPTCYFGIDLGFEWKGLEVTALIQGAYNRDLYNSDRTLLEGFQVIGQSYGQAYTNLLNRWTPETAETATYPRLTAGGNMYNYGNNWNSSLFVQNGNYIRLKNATVSYKLPENFCRNYLGGLRVKIFVQGQNLLTWSRTRLQDPEVTFTSYPLQRTITTGINLNF